Proteins from a genomic interval of Irregularibacter muris:
- a CDS encoding L-aspartate oxidase yields MKYSTDVLVIGGGSAGLHAVIEARKCGAKVMLVHKGRGNATIMAAGGFAGNFPVAEETEVEKINRVFVEDIINAGRHMNNEQIVKTLVERSGQEIKALQKQQVNFIENENKELKLFHASGHTHPRTVRCLDGHTRQYYSLLRNKALESGVHMINHGTIIDLIKQGGKIRGAIGVWNNQVMNISCTSVILATGGIGANYHFSTHKKAIQGQGLTMALKAGASLIDMEFIQFMPTVLAYPEKVSGLIVTDTLRGEGAILLNKNMERFMEKYSPEKKDRETRDTVSKCIFQEIAEGRGTKNNTVYLDARRISRKRIKESFTNYPLLMKAGIDPVKDLIEISPGAHYMCGGIKIDENAFTGVRGLWAAGEATGGLHGANRLGSVALTENIVYGKIAGKNAALYSMENKQDIGKDKDRTIFESFDSVEYRDIIQRLRQILSSTAGIVRNEKDLLEGLEEVTNILDRLKNMEKGKGEFVYDLSHVQAQSLALISYCIIKACQMRKESRGTHFRKDYPKEKKNFSKQIIIRQDEERIIHYFG; encoded by the coding sequence ATGAAATATAGTACAGATGTATTAGTTATCGGGGGAGGTAGTGCAGGTCTACACGCTGTCATAGAAGCTAGAAAATGCGGGGCAAAGGTTATGCTTGTCCATAAAGGTAGAGGCAATGCCACCATAATGGCGGCAGGGGGCTTTGCCGGAAACTTTCCCGTTGCTGAAGAGACAGAAGTAGAAAAGATCAATAGGGTTTTTGTAGAAGATATTATAAATGCAGGTAGACATATGAACAATGAGCAAATAGTAAAGACATTGGTAGAAAGAAGTGGGCAAGAAATTAAAGCACTCCAGAAGCAACAAGTAAATTTTATTGAAAATGAAAATAAGGAATTGAAATTATTTCATGCATCGGGACATACCCATCCTAGAACAGTTCGGTGTTTAGATGGACATACCCGACAGTATTATTCTTTGCTTAGGAATAAAGCTTTAGAGTCAGGCGTTCATATGATTAATCATGGCACCATTATTGATTTGATAAAACAAGGGGGAAAGATTAGGGGAGCAATAGGAGTGTGGAACAATCAAGTAATGAACATATCCTGTACAAGTGTTATTTTAGCCACAGGGGGTATTGGTGCAAATTATCATTTTTCCACTCATAAAAAAGCAATTCAAGGACAAGGGCTAACTATGGCTCTGAAGGCAGGAGCTAGTCTTATAGATATGGAATTTATTCAATTTATGCCCACAGTCCTAGCCTATCCAGAAAAGGTATCAGGCCTTATTGTAACAGATACCCTGAGGGGAGAGGGGGCTATTTTACTGAATAAGAATATGGAAAGATTTATGGAAAAGTACTCCCCTGAAAAAAAAGATAGGGAAACCAGAGATACCGTTTCCAAGTGCATTTTTCAAGAGATTGCTGAAGGCAGAGGTACAAAGAATAATACAGTATATTTGGATGCAAGAAGGATTAGTAGAAAAAGAATCAAAGAAAGTTTTACAAACTATCCTCTATTGATGAAGGCAGGAATTGATCCTGTAAAGGATCTTATTGAAATTTCTCCTGGAGCTCATTACATGTGCGGAGGAATTAAAATAGATGAGAATGCTTTTACAGGAGTTAGGGGCCTATGGGCAGCGGGAGAAGCCACAGGAGGTCTCCATGGGGCAAATAGATTAGGTTCTGTTGCTTTAACAGAAAATATAGTTTATGGGAAAATAGCTGGAAAAAATGCAGCATTATATAGTATGGAAAATAAGCAGGATATAGGGAAGGATAAAGATAGAACTATTTTTGAATCTTTTGATTCAGTGGAATATAGAGATATCATCCAAAGATTAAGACAAATACTTTCTAGTACCGCAGGTATAGTCAGAAATGAAAAGGATTTATTAGAAGGTTTAGAGGAAGTTACGAATATACTGGACAGGCTTAAGAATATGGAAAAAGGAAAAGGAGAGTTTGTTTATGATCTATCCCATGTGCAGGCTCAATCCCTAGCTTTAATTAGTTATTGCATCATCAAAGCATGCCAAATGAGAAAGGAAAGTAGGGGGACGCACTTTAGAAAAGATTATCCAAAGGAAAAGAAAAATTTCTCCAAACAAATTATTATACGGCAGGATGAGGAGAGAATTATTCATTATTTTGGATAA
- a CDS encoding amino acid synthesis family protein, which produces MELKIRKYYTVVEEIKKDGLKEVEGKEHKRVTIAVVAENPFAGKYVEDLSPLSDWAESMGLELVEKALKAAGIDQSEAESYGKAAIVGGNGELEHAAALLHPSLGKPFRDGLGGGKAIIPSAKKMGYPGCAIDVPVHYKDAAFVRTHFDAMEVRVPDAPRDNELVLILTVTNCGRPHPRVGGLEISGIKGEDGLR; this is translated from the coding sequence ATGGAACTTAAAATCAGAAAGTATTATACTGTAGTAGAGGAAATCAAAAAAGATGGTTTAAAAGAAGTAGAAGGAAAAGAACATAAAAGAGTAACTATTGCTGTAGTAGCAGAAAATCCCTTTGCTGGAAAATATGTAGAAGATCTTTCTCCATTATCTGATTGGGCAGAATCTATGGGATTAGAATTAGTAGAAAAAGCCTTAAAAGCAGCAGGAATTGATCAAAGCGAAGCAGAGAGCTATGGAAAAGCAGCAATCGTAGGAGGTAATGGTGAGTTAGAGCACGCTGCAGCATTATTACATCCATCCTTAGGAAAACCTTTCAGAGACGGATTAGGTGGCGGAAAAGCAATCATTCCATCAGCGAAAAAAATGGGCTATCCAGGTTGTGCAATAGATGTGCCAGTACATTACAAAGATGCAGCCTTTGTAAGAACCCACTTTGATGCCATGGAAGTAAGAGTACCTGATGCTCCAAGAGACAATGAGCTAGTACTTATCCTTACGGTAACAAACTGTGGAAGACCTCATCCAAGAGTAGGTGGCTTAGAAATATCCGGAATAAAAGGTGAAGACGGCTTAAGATAG
- a CDS encoding class I SAM-dependent methyltransferase, translating to MRDNKTSQKAKDYDKNVIKTHELYSLFHEETFKVVKAINPAPKSWLDAGGGTGEIINRAKNIFPHAEFTLADPSSAMLDVAQEKFKEDVGLKIQYIEKGTEELSLPPSSFDVITSILSHHYFNEEDRKQATLNCFDMLKLGGVYITFETILPRTKRGIDIGLDRWYHDQINNGKSVEKAEKHISRFGKELFPISIQSHINLLEEVGFDTVELFWLSGMQAGFYGIKRNK from the coding sequence ATGAGAGATAATAAAACTTCCCAAAAAGCCAAAGATTATGATAAAAACGTGATAAAAACCCATGAATTGTATTCTTTGTTTCATGAAGAGACCTTTAAAGTGGTAAAGGCCATAAACCCAGCACCTAAAAGTTGGCTAGATGCAGGAGGGGGTACGGGAGAAATCATTAACAGGGCAAAGAATATCTTTCCCCATGCAGAATTTACCTTAGCAGATCCTTCTTCTGCCATGTTGGATGTGGCACAGGAAAAGTTCAAGGAAGATGTAGGTTTAAAAATTCAATATATTGAAAAGGGAACAGAGGAATTAAGTCTTCCCCCCTCTTCCTTTGATGTGATTACTTCTATACTTTCCCATCATTATTTTAATGAAGAGGACAGAAAGCAAGCCACCCTGAATTGTTTTGATATGCTAAAATTAGGAGGGGTATACATAACCTTTGAAACCATTCTTCCCCGCACCAAAAGAGGAATAGATATTGGACTGGATCGATGGTATCATGATCAAATCAATAATGGAAAAAGCGTAGAAAAGGCGGAAAAACATATCTCAAGATTCGGAAAAGAACTTTTCCCCATTTCTATACAGTCCCATATCAATCTTTTAGAAGAAGTAGGATTTGACACCGTAGAACTCTTCTGGCTTTCAGGAATGCAAGCGGGCTTTTATGGAATTAAAAGGAATAAATAA
- a CDS encoding isocitrate lyase/PEP mutase family protein, which translates to MKKSALLRQLLADKEILVAPGAHDALTARVIEKSGFKAVYMTGYGQAASVLGKPDIGLLSMTEMLDRARKFASAVEVPVIADGDTGFGNAVTVMRTVEEYEAAGVAAIQLEDQVAPKRCGHMLGRKVVSMEEMVGKIKAAVAARKDPDFVIIARTDARTVHGIDEAIKRAKAYEAAGADVIFVESVEDEAEMKRVNEEINVPTLANMVEGGRTPLLKDDKLEELGYDLVIYPTASTYVTAKAMFDLMKSLKDSKTTAEYTDHMITFADFNDLVGLGDYGKMEDEFVRE; encoded by the coding sequence ATGAAAAAATCAGCCCTATTAAGACAATTACTAGCAGACAAAGAAATACTTGTAGCACCAGGTGCCCATGATGCCCTAACCGCAAGAGTTATTGAAAAATCAGGATTTAAAGCAGTATATATGACAGGATACGGCCAAGCCGCCAGTGTATTAGGGAAACCTGATATTGGACTTTTAAGTATGACTGAAATGCTAGATAGAGCTAGAAAATTTGCCAGTGCAGTAGAAGTTCCTGTAATCGCTGATGGGGACACAGGCTTTGGAAATGCAGTAACCGTAATGAGAACAGTAGAAGAATATGAAGCTGCTGGAGTAGCGGCTATTCAATTAGAAGACCAAGTAGCACCTAAGAGATGCGGCCATATGTTAGGAAGAAAAGTAGTAAGTATGGAAGAGATGGTAGGAAAAATCAAAGCTGCTGTAGCCGCAAGAAAGGATCCAGACTTTGTAATTATTGCCCGTACTGATGCTCGTACAGTTCATGGAATTGATGAAGCCATTAAAAGAGCGAAGGCTTACGAAGCAGCAGGAGCTGACGTTATCTTTGTAGAATCTGTAGAAGATGAAGCAGAAATGAAAAGAGTAAATGAAGAAATAAACGTTCCTACCCTTGCCAACATGGTAGAAGGCGGAAGAACACCTCTTTTGAAAGACGATAAATTAGAAGAATTAGGTTATGACTTAGTCATTTATCCAACAGCTTCTACTTATGTAACAGCTAAGGCAATGTTTGACCTTATGAAGTCCTTAAAGGATAGCAAAACTACTGCAGAGTACACAGACCATATGATTACCTTTGCTGACTTCAACGACTTAGTAGGATTAGGCGATTATGGTAAAATGGAAGATGAGTTTGTAAGAGAGTAA
- a CDS encoding purine-cytosine permease family protein, which produces MSEKGSQGNFENAFSAVPDSQRKSLLSLTVVLAGYPIALSNFVIGGAVGVGMTFSKALLTLLVGNGVLMAIVLATGYMAYKTGLSTSFLSRRAFGKKGSSIFSILLAISSVTWISLNGDIFARLIKSTFSWWTLPISITAILCIALWTQSAIRGYKGLEIISFLGVPAALIMSIVGVIAVGRATGGFGDVFNYVPVNPISFTAATSSIIGGWVFGATITPDVCRFAKSTRDLVIGSIVAFTIGCLGLQFAGALVAISTGNGDFTLAMAALGLSLIAFIASIFCLWTTQDNNIYGASLAIQNILEETHLKGKVQHKHIALAIAGLAAIFAAFGIFNYILPIIQFLSLLIPPVSGLIIGEEFFIKNSKENKNVNKIALVSWLIAGIASYISLKADIFVPPIVGIVTSCLSYIILSKIFEEKDKNVQDISSERISV; this is translated from the coding sequence ATGTCAGAGAAAGGAAGTCAGGGAAATTTTGAAAACGCTTTTAGTGCAGTGCCAGATTCACAAAGAAAATCTTTACTGAGCTTAACTGTAGTTTTAGCTGGCTATCCTATCGCCCTATCCAATTTTGTTATTGGAGGAGCTGTGGGAGTTGGAATGACATTTTCCAAAGCTTTATTAACATTACTTGTAGGTAATGGAGTTTTAATGGCTATCGTTTTAGCCACCGGTTATATGGCTTATAAAACAGGACTTTCTACATCATTTTTATCCAGAAGAGCCTTTGGGAAAAAGGGATCCAGCATATTTTCAATATTACTAGCTATTTCCTCTGTAACTTGGATATCCTTAAATGGGGATATTTTTGCCCGCCTAATCAAGAGTACCTTTTCATGGTGGACATTGCCCATATCCATTACGGCTATTTTGTGCATAGCCCTTTGGACTCAATCGGCTATTAGAGGGTATAAAGGCTTAGAGATAATCAGCTTTTTAGGAGTACCCGCAGCACTGATTATGTCCATTGTAGGTGTAATCGCTGTAGGTAGAGCCACCGGAGGATTTGGAGATGTCTTTAATTATGTGCCTGTCAATCCAATTTCCTTTACAGCAGCAACCTCATCCATTATTGGTGGTTGGGTATTTGGAGCCACTATAACTCCAGACGTTTGCAGATTTGCTAAATCTACCAGAGATCTTGTTATAGGTAGTATAGTAGCTTTTACTATAGGATGTCTAGGATTGCAATTTGCAGGAGCATTAGTAGCTATATCCACAGGGAATGGGGACTTTACTCTTGCTATGGCGGCCTTAGGACTTTCCCTTATCGCTTTCATTGCCTCAATATTCTGCTTATGGACTACCCAGGATAACAATATCTATGGAGCTAGCTTAGCCATACAAAATATTCTAGAGGAAACCCATTTGAAGGGAAAAGTTCAGCATAAGCATATTGCTTTAGCTATTGCGGGATTGGCAGCTATCTTTGCAGCCTTCGGTATATTTAATTATATCCTACCGATTATTCAATTCCTTTCTTTATTAATCCCACCGGTTTCGGGTTTAATTATTGGTGAGGAGTTCTTCATTAAAAATTCTAAAGAAAATAAGAATGTAAATAAAATAGCCCTTGTTTCCTGGCTTATTGCAGGAATAGCGAGTTATATTTCCCTAAAGGCAGACATTTTTGTTCCTCCTATTGTAGGGATAGTGACCAGCTGCTTGTCCTATATTATTTTAAGCAAGATATTTGAGGAAAAAGATAAAAATGTTCAGGATATATCATCAGAAAGAATATCTGTTTAA
- a CDS encoding 4Fe-4S binding protein → MIEVILDKCIGCKICVKNCPLDAIEVVDRKARLKDNCVTCGICVRVCPKDALEKVEEVTGGTLRCTHCPVGCIIPEGKTGACTRYTHSNGEIIRNRKLVVDAITRVPESINLPYKPLITAVGSGTEYPCCKPAPFIVQDNIQGVDVVTVVTEAPLSYSGAKVKIDTNMHIGEEGAKVKRDGKVVGMITTEEYGAKMLTIGGANLLSNGNDGFVVARTIVDLSNGRRVILKVDKGSTLELQQGEAPVIDGVKEKLMRVGCGSATIGLFARHLAKVVNEAIVLDYHVIGLLSEHLAGEEVGLTYTGVVPYGVRSTRGRYFGQHGHGWGGTEIVNPVDAVASVDMNRSKAGDTILVTETTGQKAALLEIQEDGSVKEIPMTEEVLNAVKLISDTCEESVVSIIYTGGTGGSARGGVTSFPRKLTDAIHKEEINMTVAGAPVFILPGGGINFMVDVGKMVPEATTWVPTPATVAPVEYTMTRDKYEELGGHTDKIITKAELLKRLEEEE, encoded by the coding sequence ATGATAGAAGTTATTCTAGATAAATGTATAGGCTGTAAAATATGTGTTAAGAATTGTCCCTTAGATGCTATAGAAGTTGTAGACAGAAAAGCCCGTCTAAAGGATAACTGCGTAACCTGTGGAATATGCGTTAGAGTATGTCCAAAGGATGCCTTGGAAAAGGTTGAAGAGGTAACTGGAGGGACTTTAAGATGTACTCATTGCCCTGTAGGCTGTATCATCCCCGAGGGGAAAACAGGAGCATGTACAAGATACACCCATAGCAATGGGGAAATCATTCGAAATAGAAAATTGGTTGTAGATGCTATTACCCGAGTTCCTGAAAGTATAAACCTTCCCTACAAGCCTTTAATTACTGCTGTAGGAAGTGGGACAGAGTATCCATGCTGTAAACCTGCACCCTTTATTGTACAGGACAATATCCAGGGGGTAGACGTAGTAACCGTAGTTACAGAAGCACCCTTAAGTTATAGTGGCGCCAAGGTCAAAATAGACACCAATATGCATATTGGCGAAGAGGGAGCTAAAGTGAAAAGAGATGGCAAGGTAGTGGGTATGATTACTACCGAAGAATATGGGGCAAAAATGCTTACCATAGGAGGGGCTAACCTTCTTAGTAATGGAAACGATGGGTTTGTCGTAGCCAGAACTATAGTGGATCTATCCAATGGAAGAAGAGTAATCCTTAAAGTAGATAAGGGAAGTACTTTAGAACTTCAACAGGGAGAAGCACCTGTCATTGACGGAGTAAAAGAAAAACTTATGAGAGTAGGCTGCGGAAGTGCAACTATAGGACTTTTCGCAAGACATCTTGCTAAAGTAGTTAATGAAGCCATCGTTCTTGACTATCATGTCATTGGACTTCTTTCTGAGCACCTTGCTGGGGAAGAAGTAGGACTTACCTATACAGGAGTAGTCCCTTACGGTGTACGAAGCACGAGAGGAAGATATTTTGGACAACATGGTCATGGATGGGGAGGAACAGAAATAGTAAATCCAGTAGATGCTGTTGCTTCTGTAGACATGAATCGCTCTAAAGCTGGGGATACGATATTGGTTACCGAAACCACTGGCCAAAAAGCAGCCTTGTTAGAAATTCAAGAAGATGGTTCAGTAAAAGAAATTCCTATGACAGAAGAAGTATTAAATGCAGTGAAATTGATTTCTGATACCTGTGAAGAATCCGTAGTTTCCATCATCTATACTGGTGGAACAGGAGGAAGTGCAAGAGGTGGGGTAACTAGTTTTCCAAGAAAGTTAACCGATGCTATCCACAAGGAAGAAATCAATATGACCGTAGCAGGAGCACCTGTATTCATTCTTCCTGGTGGAGGAATAAATTTCATGGTAGATGTAGGAAAAATGGTACCAGAAGCTACTACATGGGTACCCACTCCTGCCACAGTAGCTCCTGTGGAATATACCATGACTAGAGACAAATATGAGGAATTAGGCGGACATACAGATAAAATTATTACTAAGGCAGAGCTTTTAAAAAGACTTGAAGAAGAGGAATAA
- a CDS encoding amidohydrolase family protein produces MARLGIKNIGILVSGDVKNPILKANTIVVEDGKILKIGNEELLEEYSCDKVIDAKGTTVAPGLIDSHVHPVLGDFTPRQNTLGFINSSLHGGVTTMISAGEPHTPGRPKDPTGTKALAILAHKSSKNARPGGVKLHGGALILEKGLVEKDFEELAKEGLWLVGEVGLGSVNKPEEAAPMVEWAKKNGFKVMMHTGGTSIPGSSTITANDVIKTNPDVVSHINGGPTAIAPEEVDKIIENTNMALEIVQCGNYKIAKHTVNTVKEKGELERIIIGNDSPSGSGIIPLGILRTIAYIASETEATPEEAICFATGNTAKTHDLNVGLIAEGKEADFIIMDAPLGSIGEDSLKALEAGDIPGVSMAIIDGEVMFTKSKNTPPATHSAVIN; encoded by the coding sequence ATGGCAAGATTAGGAATCAAAAATATTGGAATTTTAGTATCAGGAGATGTGAAAAACCCAATTTTAAAAGCCAACACTATTGTTGTGGAAGATGGAAAGATTTTAAAAATAGGGAATGAAGAATTATTAGAAGAATATTCTTGCGATAAGGTCATTGATGCTAAGGGTACAACTGTGGCCCCAGGACTTATCGATTCCCACGTTCATCCAGTATTAGGAGATTTTACACCTAGACAAAATACTCTAGGCTTTATTAATAGCTCCTTACATGGCGGAGTAACCACTATGATATCCGCAGGAGAACCTCATACTCCAGGTAGACCAAAAGATCCAACTGGGACAAAAGCCTTAGCTATTTTAGCTCACAAAAGCTCTAAAAATGCTAGACCCGGTGGAGTAAAACTTCATGGAGGAGCCCTAATCCTTGAGAAGGGGCTAGTAGAAAAAGACTTTGAAGAATTGGCTAAAGAAGGATTATGGTTAGTAGGAGAGGTAGGATTAGGTTCTGTCAACAAACCAGAAGAGGCGGCTCCTATGGTAGAGTGGGCCAAGAAAAATGGCTTTAAAGTAATGATGCATACAGGAGGAACATCTATTCCAGGAAGTAGTACCATTACTGCCAATGATGTTATTAAAACAAATCCAGATGTAGTATCCCATATCAATGGAGGACCTACTGCAATAGCTCCAGAAGAAGTGGATAAAATCATAGAAAACACCAATATGGCATTGGAAATTGTACAATGTGGAAACTATAAGATTGCAAAGCACACTGTAAATACAGTAAAAGAAAAGGGAGAGCTTGAAAGAATTATTATTGGAAATGACTCTCCTTCAGGTTCTGGAATTATTCCTTTAGGAATTTTAAGAACCATTGCCTATATTGCTTCTGAAACAGAGGCTACTCCAGAGGAAGCAATATGTTTTGCCACAGGAAATACTGCAAAAACCCATGATTTAAACGTAGGGCTTATTGCAGAAGGGAAAGAGGCTGATTTCATCATTATGGATGCTCCCTTAGGCTCTATAGGGGAAGACAGCTTAAAAGCCCTAGAAGCAGGAGATATTCCTGGTGTTTCCATGGCCATTATCGATGGCGAAGTTATGTTTACCAAGAGTAAAAACACACCACCTGCTACCCATAGTGCTGTAATTAACTAG
- a CDS encoding sigma-54-dependent Fis family transcriptional regulator: MKVKEVMTSNPITISGDSSLKDGAEIFSTRHIDTAPVVDENFRLLGIFTKKHLSQAIKKKKPPYTPIDEIMSTSVACVQEEQMIQEIFDKKEETIPVINKENKLVGILTKTDLLRVYHKKLEYAMKYINAVLYATNNGILIIDHRGKITLFNKAAEELLGLENHDAIGKSILEIMPDSRLPRTIETGEKEIGQTVLYKKKMLISNKVPVIYKGKIIGAVAIFKDMTDYNHLMEELDAEKDVSSILKTILEIAYDGIVVVDKEGYITMISKAYTNFLGVDQKEVIGKHVTEVIENTRMHKVIETGQAEIADTQNIKGSQMIASRIPIIKKGKVTGAVGKVMFRDVKDLTFLYKRISKMDEELARYKGDAKRAHSAYYSLDNIVGRSPAIMKAKNMAKKAAGTSSNVLLLGESGTGKELFAHAIHKGSARRNFPFVKVNCAAIPNELLESELFGYEGGAFTGAQKKGKIGKFEVADRGTIFLDEIGDMSLHMQAKLLRVLQEREIEKVGSTTTKKVDIRIIAATNRNLEELVKRGEFREDLFYRLDVVTLHIPPLRERNGDVQILAYYLIDKICNSMGKYILKLSEETMMYLENYQWPGNIRELENVLERAINIVEKDAIIQPMHLSKEIVGQFEFKEIRSLKDAMEETERNTLVEALSMAKGNRTKAARLLDISRTSFYEKLAKYNLKF; encoded by the coding sequence ATGAAAGTAAAAGAAGTCATGACATCCAATCCAATTACCATTTCTGGTGATAGCAGTCTAAAGGATGGAGCGGAGATTTTTTCTACGCGTCATATTGATACAGCTCCCGTTGTAGATGAAAACTTTCGTCTACTAGGGATTTTTACAAAAAAACACCTGTCGCAAGCTATTAAAAAGAAGAAACCACCCTACACACCTATTGACGAGATCATGAGCACTTCTGTAGCTTGTGTACAGGAGGAACAGATGATCCAGGAGATTTTTGACAAAAAAGAAGAAACCATCCCAGTAATCAATAAAGAGAATAAACTCGTAGGCATTCTTACTAAGACAGATCTTTTAAGAGTTTATCATAAAAAACTGGAATATGCGATGAAGTATATCAATGCTGTTCTCTACGCTACCAATAACGGAATATTGATCATAGATCATCGAGGAAAAATTACCTTATTTAATAAGGCTGCAGAAGAGTTACTAGGTCTAGAGAATCATGATGCTATAGGAAAGTCTATTTTAGAGATTATGCCTGATTCCAGGTTACCTCGTACCATAGAAACAGGTGAAAAAGAAATAGGCCAAACAGTACTCTATAAAAAGAAGATGCTGATATCTAATAAGGTACCGGTAATCTATAAAGGGAAAATAATTGGAGCCGTGGCAATATTTAAAGATATGACTGATTATAATCATTTAATGGAAGAATTAGACGCAGAAAAAGATGTTTCCAGTATATTGAAAACCATTCTAGAAATTGCCTATGATGGAATTGTGGTAGTAGATAAAGAAGGATATATTACCATGATCAGTAAAGCCTATACCAATTTTTTAGGCGTAGATCAAAAGGAAGTGATAGGGAAACATGTCACTGAGGTGATTGAAAACACTCGTATGCATAAGGTAATAGAGACGGGACAGGCAGAGATTGCAGACACACAAAACATCAAAGGAAGCCAGATGATTGCCTCCCGTATACCGATCATTAAGAAAGGAAAAGTTACTGGCGCTGTAGGAAAAGTAATGTTTAGGGATGTAAAAGATCTAACCTTTTTATATAAACGCATCAGTAAAATGGATGAAGAGTTAGCCCGTTATAAGGGAGATGCTAAGCGTGCCCACAGTGCATATTATTCCTTAGATAATATTGTAGGCAGAAGCCCAGCGATTATGAAAGCTAAGAATATGGCTAAAAAGGCAGCTGGCACCAGTTCCAATGTCTTATTATTGGGGGAAAGTGGAACAGGAAAAGAGCTTTTCGCCCATGCCATTCACAAAGGAAGTGCACGTAGAAATTTCCCCTTTGTCAAAGTCAATTGTGCGGCCATTCCTAATGAATTATTAGAATCTGAACTATTTGGCTATGAGGGAGGAGCTTTTACCGGAGCGCAAAAAAAGGGGAAAATAGGAAAGTTTGAGGTAGCAGATAGGGGGACCATTTTTCTTGACGAGATCGGGGATATGTCCCTGCATATGCAAGCTAAGCTACTCAGGGTTTTACAAGAAAGAGAAATAGAAAAAGTAGGCTCTACAACCACCAAAAAAGTAGATATCCGTATTATTGCTGCCACCAACCGCAATCTAGAAGAATTAGTGAAAAGAGGAGAATTTCGAGAAGATTTATTTTATAGATTAGATGTAGTTACTCTTCATATCCCTCCTTTACGAGAGAGAAATGGGGATGTACAGATACTGGCCTATTACCTTATAGATAAAATATGTAATTCTATGGGGAAATATATTTTAAAACTATCTGAAGAGACTATGATGTACCTTGAGAATTACCAATGGCCTGGCAACATAAGAGAGTTAGAAAATGTCTTAGAAAGAGCCATTAATATTGTAGAAAAAGATGCCATCATACAACCCATGCATCTCTCTAAAGAAATAGTGGGCCAATTTGAATTTAAAGAGATAAGGAGCCTAAAGGATGCAATGGAGGAAACAGAAAGAAACACTTTAGTGGAGGCCTTAAGTATGGCAAAGGGCAATAGGACCAAGGCGGCGAGATTGTTAGATATTAGCAGAACCTCCTTTTATGAGAAATTGGCGAAATACAATTTGAAATTCTAA
- a CDS encoding UPF0280 family protein codes for MLEKLGEGKVFIDHGPIQMVITTYLHNKISEEIAMEVGAKVLEEFQQLSPLISNLKQMHYYGKPQKNYPAVLNKMIVAVEKSGYKDLNILGAVAGSFSDIALEKALELGATRVIINNGGDIALRDVQNHPIKVGIPYSRGEKKGQLILSLTGNEGIYGICTSGLGGRSFTKGIATAAVALAADAATADACATYIGNMTDVEDENILRCRAEEIDSETDIKGQMVTLKVGALSQKKKYKALMSGLNAAEELYTKGIIKGCIILIEDTIVKYPDDLEVEMKEL; via the coding sequence ATGCTGGAAAAACTAGGTGAGGGCAAAGTTTTTATAGACCACGGACCTATTCAAATGGTGATTACAACCTATCTACACAATAAAATATCTGAAGAAATAGCCATGGAAGTAGGGGCTAAGGTGCTGGAAGAATTCCAGCAGCTTTCCCCCCTAATCTCCAACTTAAAGCAAATGCATTATTATGGAAAGCCCCAGAAAAATTATCCTGCAGTATTAAATAAGATGATTGTGGCAGTGGAGAAAAGTGGCTATAAAGATCTGAATATCTTAGGTGCAGTGGCTGGATCCTTTTCAGATATTGCCCTAGAAAAAGCTTTAGAGTTAGGGGCTACTAGGGTGATTATCAATAATGGTGGTGACATTGCTCTTAGGGATGTTCAAAATCATCCTATAAAAGTAGGTATTCCCTATAGTCGTGGGGAGAAAAAAGGTCAATTGATCCTATCCCTCACGGGGAATGAAGGTATTTATGGAATTTGTACCAGTGGACTAGGAGGAAGAAGCTTTACTAAGGGGATAGCCACAGCAGCTGTGGCCTTAGCAGCTGACGCCGCCACTGCCGATGCCTGTGCCACCTATATAGGAAACATGACCGATGTAGAGGATGAAAACATTCTTCGGTGTAGAGCAGAAGAAATAGATTCAGAAACAGATATTAAAGGCCAGATGGTTACCCTAAAGGTAGGCGCTTTAAGTCAAAAGAAAAAATATAAAGCCCTTATGAGTGGTTTAAATGCAGCAGAAGAGCTATATACAAAAGGTATTATTAAAGGATGCATCATCCTTATAGAGGATACCATAGTAAAGTATCCTGATGATCTAGAGGTAGAGATGAAAGAATTATAA